The following DNA comes from Amycolatopsis albispora.
CGGGTCCGAGCTGGCGCAACGAAATCGATCCGCGGGCCATGGTCGAGATCACGCGGTACCGGCCGGTGCGGCGGGCACGCGGGGTGCGGCGCCCGCTGCTGGTCCAGATCGCCGACCTGGACCGGATGAGCCCGCCGCACGCGGCGGCCAAGGCGGCGGTGGCCGCGCGCGCCGAGGTGCGGCACTACCCGTGCGACCACTTCGACGTGTTCCCCGGAAACCCGTGGTTCCGGCAGGCGGTCCAGCACCAGCTGGCCTTCCTGCGCAGGCACCTGCGATCGAAGGAGGCGCCATGACCATCCACAGTGGACACGTGATCCTGGGGCAGCACGTCACCATGCCCGTCCGCATCCGGGACGCCACCGCCGCCGCGGCCACCTTCGCCGTGCGGGCGGGTCCCGCGCGCGAGGTGGTGCGGTACGCCGGGGTGGACCTCGCCGAACCACGGCAGGGGCGGGCGTTGTGCTCACTGGTTTTTGTTCGTTACGTGGACGGGGATCTGGGGCCCTACCACGAATTCGGCGTGGCTTTCCTGATCCGCTCCCCCACCGGTCGCGGGGTCGGCGCGTTCATCCACTGGCTGCCGGTCAACCAGGCGTTCACGCTGGAGGCGGGCCGGTCCATCTGGGGTTTTCCCAAGGAGATGGCCGACATCGAGCTGGGGCTGTCCGGCCGCACCCGGAGCTGCGCGGTCCGCGTCGGCGGCCGGTTCGCGGTCGGTTTCCTGGTCAGGCCGGGAATTCCGGTGCCAAGCGGCGCCGCGGCCACCTCCATCGACGCCTACACCTGCCTCGACGGTGCGCTCCGCCGGACGCCATGGGAGCTGCGTGCGAGCGCGGTACGTGCCAGGGCGGGCGGTGCCGAAGTGCGGCTCGGGGACCACCCGATCGCCGACGAACTCCGCCGGATCGGGCTGCCCGGGCGTGCGTTGTTCACCAGCGTCATCGGCCGGATGCGGATGAGCTTCGGCGACGCCGAGGTGGTGCGATGACCGCGCTGGTGACCGGTGCGGCCAGTGGGCTGGGCAGGCTGGCCGCCCTCCGCCTGGCCGCGGCGGGCACGCCGGTGGCCGCGCTCGACCTCGACGATCTGACGGGCCCGGCGTGGCGGGCGCCGGCCGTCCGCGCGTACCACTGCGATGTCACCGACGAGGACGCCGTGCGGGACGCGGTCGCCGACGCCACGGCCGAACTCGGCCCGATCGAGCGTGTGGTGCACGCGGCCGGGCTGTGCCGGATCGGCCGTGCGGTGGACCAGCCCGCCGCCGAGCTGCGGAAGGTGTTCGAGACCAACTACCTCGGCACGGTCCACCTGGCGCGCGCGACCGTGCCGCCGATGATCGAAGCGGGCGGCGGCAGCTTCGTGGTGTTCGGCTCGCTCGCCGGCTGGCTGCCCTCACCCCGGCTCGCCGCCTACTCGGCTTCGAAGAGCGCGGTGCACGCCTACTGCGAAGTGCTCGCGATGGAAACCGCGGGCACCGGTGTGCGGGTGCTGTGCGCGTGCCCGGACCACGTGGAAACACCGCTGGCCGAGGGCGTGCGCGCGGCGGACCCCGGGGTGCTCGGCCGTCGCAAGGGCGCCGATCCGGCGGCCGTGCTGGACGCGGTCGAACGAGCGATCGCCGACCCCGCCGCTCCCCTGTTCTTCTTCCCCGCGTTCGGGACCCGGCAGCTCTGGCGTGCCCGGCGCTTCACCCCGAACCTGCTCCGGCGGACCGTCACCCGCTACGTCAAACCGGCTCACTGACCGACGACGTGTGGTCCCAGGCGATCCGCCACCCGGCCGGTGTGCGGCGCCAGACCAGCGAACTCGTTGCCCGCAGGGGGGTTTCGGTGCCGTCGGCGGCCACCAGCCGCGCGAGGAAGATCAGCCGTGACGTGGCGAGGTCGCCGGAGACCAGCACGTGCGGACCGTCGGACAGTTCGTGCTCGGCGGCGGCCAGCCCGTCGAATACCGGTTCCCACCACGACCGGTACTGCTCGGCGCTGCGCGCCACCCGATGCGCGGGATCGGCGCTGTCGTAGAGCAGCAGGTCGTCCGCTGCCCAGTCGTAGAATTCGCCCTGCACCGCCCGGAAGTCGAAGGGCGGCGCGCCAGGTTCGCGATCCCAGCCCCGCAGCCAGCGTTCGTGTGCGTTGGCCACGATTTCGGTGTCGTTCATGCCTTCGAGCATCACCGGCCCGCCGCGGGCCGGGAAGGCCGCGACGTTCCTGGGAGCCGTGCTCCCACCGTGCTGTCTGACGTGTGGCAGCCCGGGACGTTGCTTTCGGGGGACCAATCCCACAGCGGCGCATCGCGACCACCCTCCCGGACATCCTCCCTGTGTAAGGCAAACAGGCAAGGGGAGGCACACATGTTCGGCAGCCAGCTCAAGCGGATCGCGCTCGGCACGACGGCGGTGGCGGGGGTCTTCGCGCTCGCGGCCTGCGGTTCGTCTTCGACCACGGCGAGCCAGGCGCCCGCGCAGCAGCAGGGCGGTTCCGGGGCGGCGGGCGGTGCCGCGCCGGTACGGGTGGCCAGCGACGAAACACCGCGCTGCACCACCGACGATCTGACGGTTTCGCTCGGCACCCCGGAGCAGGCGGGCGAAAGCACCGGCCAGTACGAGGTTCCGCTGGTCTACACCAACATTTCCGGACAGGACTGCGGTCTCCACGGTGTGCCCGGCGTCGACCTGCTCGGACCGGACCACCCGATGGGCCCGGTCTACCACCTGCCGCGCATCGACAACGGCGCGCCGGTCAACGTGGTGACGCCCGGCCACACCGCGACCGCCGGCATCACCGTGCTGACTCCGTCCACACCGGACGACGCGTGGACGCCCACCCACCTCGAGACCATCCCGCCCGGCCAGACCACGCCGTTCCAGCTCGACTGGCCGTCCGACCTGCCGGTGCTGCGCCAGGACGGCGCCACTCACCCGGGCAGCTGGGTGAACGGCATCCTCGCCGACCCGGCGTGAGCGGGCTTCGCGGCGGGTGCCTGGCAGGATGAGGGGCATGGCCGCCAGTCCCGGCCCCGACAGCGGGGTGCACCGCCCGTGGCGCGGCGTCGCCGCCGAAGAGCGGCAGGCGCGGCGCCGGGCGCAACTGCTCGACGCGTGCTTCGCCATCATGGGCACGCAGGGCGTGGCGGCGGTGACCATGCGGGGCGTCTGCCGCGAAGCGAAGCTGACCGAGCGGTACTTCTACGAAAGCTTCCGCAGCCGGGAAGAACTGCTCACCGCGGTGCTGGAAACCGTGGCACGGCAGGCGAGGGACGTGCTGGTCGAGGCGCTGGAACAGTCCTCTTCGGACAGTCCGGGCCTGGTCCGCCGCGCGGTGGCCGCGTTCACCGAGTTCGTCACCGCGGACCCGCGCCGGGGCCGGGTGCTCTTTGTCGAGTCGCTGGCCGCGCCGGAGCTGGCCAGCCGGGGCACCGAACTGGTCGAGGAGTTCACCGCGACCATCGCGCTCGCGCTGCGCAGCCCGGCGCTGGCCGGGGAGGACGCCGACGAGCGGGACGTCGAACTCAACGCCCGGGCCGTGTTCGGCGCGCTGGCCTGGCTGTACCAGGGCTGGCTGAACCAGCGCGTGCCAGTCGATCGCGACCGCTTCGTGCGGCACGCGGTCAGCGTGATCGAGC
Coding sequences within:
- a CDS encoding acetoacetate decarboxylase family protein, encoding MTIHSGHVILGQHVTMPVRIRDATAAAATFAVRAGPAREVVRYAGVDLAEPRQGRALCSLVFVRYVDGDLGPYHEFGVAFLIRSPTGRGVGAFIHWLPVNQAFTLEAGRSIWGFPKEMADIELGLSGRTRSCAVRVGGRFAVGFLVRPGIPVPSGAAATSIDAYTCLDGALRRTPWELRASAVRARAGGAEVRLGDHPIADELRRIGLPGRALFTSVIGRMRMSFGDAEVVR
- a CDS encoding SDR family NAD(P)-dependent oxidoreductase, with protein sequence MTALVTGAASGLGRLAALRLAAAGTPVAALDLDDLTGPAWRAPAVRAYHCDVTDEDAVRDAVADATAELGPIERVVHAAGLCRIGRAVDQPAAELRKVFETNYLGTVHLARATVPPMIEAGGGSFVVFGSLAGWLPSPRLAAYSASKSAVHAYCEVLAMETAGTGVRVLCACPDHVETPLAEGVRAADPGVLGRRKGADPAAVLDAVERAIADPAAPLFFFPAFGTRQLWRARRFTPNLLRRTVTRYVKPAH
- a CDS encoding YybH family protein; amino-acid sequence: MNDTEIVANAHERWLRGWDREPGAPPFDFRAVQGEFYDWAADDLLLYDSADPAHRVARSAEQYRSWWEPVFDGLAAAEHELSDGPHVLVSGDLATSRLIFLARLVAADGTETPLRATSSLVWRRTPAGWRIAWDHTSSVSEPV
- a CDS encoding DUF4232 domain-containing protein, with the protein product MFGSQLKRIALGTTAVAGVFALAACGSSSTTASQAPAQQQGGSGAAGGAAPVRVASDETPRCTTDDLTVSLGTPEQAGESTGQYEVPLVYTNISGQDCGLHGVPGVDLLGPDHPMGPVYHLPRIDNGAPVNVVTPGHTATAGITVLTPSTPDDAWTPTHLETIPPGQTTPFQLDWPSDLPVLRQDGATHPGSWVNGILADPA
- a CDS encoding TetR/AcrR family transcriptional regulator, whose translation is MAASPGPDSGVHRPWRGVAAEERQARRRAQLLDACFAIMGTQGVAAVTMRGVCREAKLTERYFYESFRSREELLTAVLETVARQARDVLVEALEQSSSDSPGLVRRAVAAFTEFVTADPRRGRVLFVESLAAPELASRGTELVEEFTATIALALRSPALAGEDADERDVELNARAVFGALAWLYQGWLNQRVPVDRDRFVRHAVSVIEQIAQAGSRPDQA